The following coding sequences lie in one Manis pentadactyla isolate mManPen7 chromosome 19, mManPen7.hap1, whole genome shotgun sequence genomic window:
- the RGS1 gene encoding regulator of G-protein signaling 1 has protein sequence MRAAATSVPRLDKMPGMFFSDNPKELKRTDHSLLEDKRQKRRPKTFGMDVKAYLRSMIPHLESGMNPSKSKDILSANEVMQWSQSLEKLLANQTGQDVFGNFLKSEFSEENIEFWLACEDYKKTESDLLQCKAEKIYKAFVHSDAAKQINIDFRTRESTAKKIKAPTPTCFDEAQKVIYTLMEKDSYPRFLKSNIYLNLLNDLQANSLK, from the exons ATGAGGGCAGCAGCCACCTCCGTGCCCAGGTTAGATAAAATGCCAGGAATGTTCTTCTCTGATAatccaaaggaactgaaaagaaCTGACCACTCGCTTCTAGaggacaaaagacaaaaaaggaggCCAAAGACTTT TGGAATGGATGTGAAAGCATACTTGAGATCTATGATTCCACATCTGGAATCTGGAATGAATCCTTCTAAATCCAAGGACAT ACTCTCTGCTAATGAAGTAATGCAGTGGTCTCAATCTTTGGAAAAACTTCTTGCCAACCAAA CTGGTCAAGATGTCTTTGGAAATTTCCTGAAGTCTGAGTTCAGTGAGGAGAACATTGAGTTCTGGTTGGCTTGTGAAGACTATAAAAAAACAGAGTCTGATCTTTTGCAATGCAAAGCagagaaaatatataaagcatttgTGCACTCAGATGCTGCTAAACAA ATCAATATTGACTTTCGCACTCGAGAATCTACAGCCAAGAAGATTAAAGCGCCAACCCCCACATGTTTTGATGAAGCACAGAAAGTCATATATACTCTTATGGAAAAGGACTCCTACCCCAGATTTCTCAAATCAAATATTTACCTAAATCTTCTCAATGACCTTCAGGCTAATAGTCTAAAGTGA